One region of Haloterrigena salifodinae genomic DNA includes:
- a CDS encoding thiamine pyrophosphate-binding protein has protein sequence MPTLTGGEIIAEYLEKEGVEYLVGIPGHGSTNLLDAFNDSEVEVIQPRHEEGATHLADGYARASGDPLAVFTSIGPGATNTVTGVATAYVDSIPMVVFTGAPQTHEYGQGILQEIERQKPGDFPSVMEPVTKKSFVVNDVERLPRVLRRAFQVATTGRPGPVHVDVPMDVQGGAADVEIPEPAETRTHSRPGGDPESVSEAADLLAEADRPVIVPGGGCMLGEAWDEVQDLAEHLKAPVIPTFQAKGIIPEDHELFVGYAGWIGSTAGNELASNADVVLAIGCRFTDMHTSSFEQGVSFEIPPSKLIHVDIDNEEIGKNYPVEVGILGDSKVVTRQLHEEVADRVDPVGTEDNEYYDEIQRLWAEWQELVEERQTDDVPMSISRALASLREALERDGIVVSSAGQPQEVTNPQFPVYEPRTNISCGGFSTMGFGVSAAIGAKLARPDRQVVDVEGDGSFMMCNQEVNCAVEHDVDVTWLVVNNDGWKSIRNLQVDKYGWDRVLNTPFEEGVDFVQMAESFGVEFTERVIKPENLTETLEEALAHDGPALVEAIVEPDNEDSGAIVTGKWDLADLERDD, from the coding sequence ATGCCCACGCTTACCGGAGGCGAGATTATCGCCGAGTATCTGGAGAAAGAGGGTGTAGAGTACCTGGTCGGCATTCCCGGACACGGGAGCACGAACCTCCTCGACGCGTTCAACGACTCCGAGGTCGAGGTCATCCAACCGCGACACGAGGAGGGCGCGACCCACCTCGCGGACGGCTACGCGCGTGCCAGCGGCGATCCGCTCGCCGTGTTCACGTCGATCGGTCCCGGCGCGACGAACACGGTCACCGGCGTCGCGACGGCCTACGTCGACTCGATTCCGATGGTCGTCTTCACGGGCGCGCCTCAGACCCACGAGTACGGCCAGGGGATCCTCCAGGAGATCGAACGACAGAAACCCGGCGACTTCCCGAGCGTAATGGAGCCGGTCACGAAGAAGAGCTTCGTCGTGAACGACGTCGAACGCCTGCCTCGAGTCCTCAGACGGGCGTTCCAGGTCGCGACGACGGGCCGGCCGGGCCCGGTTCACGTCGACGTGCCGATGGACGTCCAGGGCGGCGCCGCCGACGTCGAGATTCCGGAGCCGGCGGAGACGCGAACCCACAGCCGTCCCGGCGGCGATCCGGAGTCCGTCTCCGAGGCCGCCGACCTGCTCGCGGAGGCCGACCGGCCGGTTATCGTCCCCGGCGGCGGCTGTATGCTCGGCGAGGCCTGGGACGAGGTCCAGGACCTCGCGGAACACCTCAAGGCGCCCGTCATTCCGACCTTCCAGGCGAAGGGGATCATCCCCGAGGACCACGAGCTGTTCGTCGGCTACGCGGGCTGGATCGGCTCGACGGCCGGCAACGAACTCGCGAGCAACGCGGACGTCGTGCTCGCGATCGGCTGTCGGTTCACGGACATGCACACGTCCTCGTTCGAACAGGGCGTGAGCTTCGAGATCCCGCCGAGCAAGCTCATCCACGTCGACATCGACAACGAGGAGATCGGCAAGAACTACCCCGTCGAGGTCGGCATCCTCGGCGACTCGAAGGTCGTCACGCGACAGCTCCACGAGGAAGTCGCCGACCGCGTCGATCCCGTCGGTACCGAAGACAACGAGTACTACGACGAGATCCAGCGGCTGTGGGCCGAGTGGCAGGAACTCGTCGAAGAGCGACAGACGGACGACGTGCCGATGTCAATCTCGCGCGCCCTGGCGAGCCTGCGCGAGGCGCTCGAACGAGACGGGATCGTCGTCTCAAGCGCTGGCCAGCCACAGGAGGTCACGAATCCGCAGTTCCCGGTGTACGAGCCCCGGACGAACATCTCCTGTGGCGGCTTCTCGACGATGGGCTTCGGCGTCTCCGCCGCCATCGGCGCGAAGCTCGCCCGGCCCGACAGGCAGGTCGTCGACGTGGAGGGCGACGGCAGCTTCATGATGTGTAACCAGGAAGTCAACTGCGCGGTCGAACACGACGTCGACGTCACCTGGCTCGTCGTGAACAACGACGGCTGGAAGTCGATCCGGAACCTGCAGGTCGACAAGTACGGCTGGGACCGCGTCCTCAACACGCCGTTCGAAGAGGGCGTCGACTTCGTTCAGATGGCGGAATCGTTCGGCGTCGAGTTCACCGAACGCGTCATCAAACCCGAGAACTTGACCGAGACGCTCGAGGAGGCCCTGGCCCACGACGGCCCCGCGCTCGTCGAAGCCATCGTCGAACCGGACAACGAAGACTCCGGTGCGATCGTCACCGGCAAGTGGGACCTCGCCGACCTCGAACGGGACGACTGA
- a CDS encoding HalOD1 output domain-containing protein, protein MGHRNKTDPFGAGHPAESVSMKVVKRVATASDREASQLPPLYDTIDPGALDALVNSATAGPSSLALRFEYEGYLITVDGSESVSVERRTE, encoded by the coding sequence ATGGGACACAGAAACAAAACCGACCCCTTTGGAGCGGGACACCCGGCGGAATCCGTCTCGATGAAAGTCGTCAAACGCGTCGCGACGGCTTCGGACCGGGAAGCCAGTCAGTTACCGCCATTATACGACACCATCGATCCGGGGGCACTCGACGCCCTAGTGAATTCCGCCACAGCGGGCCCGTCGTCACTGGCGCTTCGGTTCGAGTATGAGGGCTATCTGATTACGGTCGACGGTTCGGAGTCCGTGAGCGTCGAACGCCGGACCGAATAG